A genomic segment from Nocardiopsis sp. Huas11 encodes:
- a CDS encoding DeoR/GlpR family DNA-binding transcription regulator produces MPARARTRGAVVRGPKVERSVALDGAPPAPVRQRGMAAEEERIAQAALAELPEGGVVVLDAGTVTECLAARLPLHHGYTVVTNSLSVASVLAARTDLTVHLIGGRLDRRAGAALATSRELEGLHADVAFVVPAGVSFDRGLTSTDPVQGRSKRALMDAARTVVALADHTRVDHDHMSRFAHLGDIDCLITDTGLAPDSAARLGTRVLRLLRA; encoded by the coding sequence ATGCCCGCTCGAGCTCGTACCCGTGGCGCCGTCGTACGCGGACCCAAGGTGGAGCGGAGCGTGGCCCTCGACGGAGCGCCCCCGGCTCCGGTGCGACAGCGGGGCATGGCGGCCGAGGAGGAGCGGATCGCCCAGGCCGCGCTCGCCGAACTTCCCGAGGGCGGGGTGGTGGTCCTGGACGCGGGCACGGTCACCGAGTGCCTCGCCGCCCGCCTGCCGCTCCACCACGGCTACACGGTCGTGACCAACTCGCTGTCAGTGGCCTCGGTCCTGGCCGCGCGCACCGACCTCACCGTGCACCTGATCGGCGGACGCCTCGATCGCAGGGCGGGAGCAGCCCTGGCCACCAGTCGGGAACTGGAAGGCCTCCATGCCGACGTCGCCTTCGTCGTCCCGGCCGGTGTCTCCTTCGACCGCGGCCTGACCAGCACCGACCCCGTCCAGGGGCGGAGCAAGCGGGCGCTCATGGACGCCGCGCGCACCGTCGTGGCCCTGGCCGACCACACCCGTGTCGACCACGACCACATGTCCCGCTTCGCCCACCTGGGTGACATCGACTGCCTCATCACCGACACGGGTCTGGCTCCCGACTCCGCGGCGCGCCTGGGTACCCGCGTCCTGCGGCTGCTGCGGGCCTGA
- a CDS encoding SAF domain-containing protein produces MVGTSTGPTSRTRPSPAPPVRLLGSGPRRWRWLVLGLALATTGALAGVTAVERLDQRQGVLVAEGDLPAGHVVGAGDLRVVRLTVADGVSVIGEQELEQVIGRPLTVPVADGSVLAATALGPDAAYPAAEEAVVGAALPPGRYPSSLQAGSAVSVVLIAEDGAAEDGGAEAYPARVESVEPSATDGSVIVELAVAALDAARISSAAATESVAVVQVPPRGGA; encoded by the coding sequence ATGGTGGGCACAAGCACCGGCCCGACGAGCCGCACCCGACCCAGCCCGGCGCCGCCGGTCCGGCTCCTGGGCAGCGGGCCGCGGCGATGGCGCTGGCTGGTCCTGGGCCTGGCCCTGGCCACGACCGGCGCCCTGGCGGGCGTCACCGCCGTCGAACGGCTCGACCAGCGCCAGGGGGTCCTGGTGGCCGAGGGCGACCTGCCCGCCGGGCACGTGGTGGGCGCCGGCGACCTCAGGGTCGTCCGGCTCACCGTGGCCGACGGGGTCTCCGTCATCGGGGAGCAGGAGCTGGAGCAGGTCATCGGCCGTCCGCTGACCGTCCCCGTGGCCGACGGCTCCGTCCTGGCCGCCACGGCGCTCGGACCCGACGCGGCCTACCCGGCCGCCGAGGAAGCGGTCGTGGGCGCCGCTCTCCCACCAGGCCGCTACCCCTCCTCCCTCCAGGCCGGCTCGGCGGTGTCCGTCGTGCTGATCGCCGAGGACGGCGCGGCCGAGGACGGCGGGGCCGAGGCCTACCCCGCCCGGGTCGAGAGCGTGGAGCCCTCCGCCACCGACGGCTCGGTGATCGTCGAACTCGCCGTCGCCGCCCTGGACGCCGCCCGGATCTCCTCCGCCGCCGCGACCGAGAGCGTCGCCGTCGTCCAGGTCCCGCCCAGGGGAGGCGCCTGA
- a CDS encoding CpaF family protein, producing the protein MSRIDEMFEKNPTQPLELDPGVTEREDEWVEWTAAEATRRLSELLRENTEIGAADYRREAERVIARILDEAASEALSEGRPVLSPATEAGISRRAIAQVCGLGPLQPLLDDPEIENINVNGSRVWVRYADGRREQRPPLFDDPENLIALVRRIAAESATGERRFDPGAPILDMPMPGGERLNAVMEVARQPAVSIRRHRHSRTSLERLRKLGTLDPFLVRLLRAAVLARRNTVITGGTGAGKTTLLRALASEIPTTERLVTIEDVFELGLDRDTDAHPDCVALQARPANVEGVGEITIADLVRAALRMSPDRVIVGETRGQETVPLLNAMSQGNDGSLTTLHAADSSGAFTKLGAYAAQSAERLPLEATASLVAAAVHLVVHVSAVPTGGRRVTSVREVVGAEGQNVVSNEIYRRARTGERLPAAPPSPDTLDALVDAGFDAALLHADVSVGGALS; encoded by the coding sequence ATGAGCAGGATCGACGAGATGTTCGAGAAGAACCCCACCCAGCCCCTCGAACTCGACCCCGGCGTCACCGAACGCGAGGACGAGTGGGTGGAGTGGACGGCCGCCGAGGCCACCCGCCGACTCAGCGAGCTGCTGCGCGAGAACACCGAGATCGGTGCCGCCGACTACCGGCGCGAGGCCGAACGCGTCATCGCGCGCATCCTCGACGAGGCCGCCAGCGAGGCGCTGTCCGAGGGCCGGCCCGTCCTCTCCCCGGCCACCGAGGCGGGCATCTCCCGCCGCGCCATCGCCCAGGTCTGCGGCCTGGGCCCCCTCCAACCGCTGCTCGACGACCCCGAGATCGAGAACATCAACGTCAACGGCTCCCGCGTCTGGGTGCGCTACGCCGACGGGCGCCGCGAGCAGCGGCCGCCGCTGTTCGACGACCCGGAGAACCTCATCGCCCTGGTCCGGCGGATCGCCGCCGAGTCGGCCACCGGCGAGCGCCGCTTCGACCCCGGCGCCCCGATCCTGGACATGCCGATGCCCGGCGGCGAGCGGCTCAACGCCGTCATGGAGGTCGCCCGCCAGCCGGCCGTGTCGATCCGCCGCCACCGCCACAGCCGCACCTCCCTCGAACGGCTGCGCAAACTGGGCACCCTCGACCCCTTCCTGGTCCGGCTGCTGCGCGCCGCCGTACTCGCCCGCCGCAACACCGTCATCACCGGCGGAACCGGCGCGGGCAAGACCACCCTGCTGCGGGCCCTGGCCTCGGAGATCCCCACCACCGAACGCCTCGTCACCATCGAGGACGTCTTCGAGCTCGGGCTGGACCGCGACACCGACGCCCACCCCGACTGCGTCGCCCTCCAGGCCCGCCCCGCCAACGTCGAGGGCGTCGGCGAGATCACCATCGCCGACCTCGTGCGCGCCGCCCTGCGCATGTCCCCCGACCGGGTCATCGTCGGGGAGACGCGCGGGCAGGAGACCGTGCCCCTGCTCAACGCGATGAGCCAGGGCAACGACGGCAGCCTCACCACCCTGCACGCCGCCGACTCCTCGGGCGCCTTCACCAAACTGGGCGCCTACGCCGCGCAGTCGGCCGAGCGCCTGCCCCTGGAGGCCACCGCCTCCCTGGTGGCGGCGGCCGTCCACCTGGTCGTGCACGTCTCGGCCGTCCCGACCGGCGGGCGCCGCGTGACCAGCGTCCGCGAGGTCGTGGGGGCGGAGGGACAGAACGTCGTCTCCAACGAGATCTACCGCCGGGCCCGCACCGGGGAGCGCCTGCCCGCGGCGCCGCCCAGCCCCGACACCCTGGACGCCCTGGTCGACGCGGGGTTCGACGCCGCCCTGCTGCACGCCGACGTGAGCGTGGGGGGAGCGCTCTCGTGA
- a CDS encoding type II secretion system F family protein, whose protein sequence is MCGAFAGAGVWLALVSLFPPRDGARPPRLRAALTDRHRPVRLAVSVGAGLLAWFATGWPVAGVLLAAGAWWAPLMLGPDRHHERQVAGIEAVAAWTEMLRDLMAGAAGLHQAIAATVPIAPEPVRADVVRLTDALRQGTPPQTALRRFADDVDNPTADLVAAALSSATSRHATDLGVLLGSLAEAAREQAAMLVRAAAARARVRTSTRIIIGVTLGMAVAMLLFSPDYLDPFDGVLGQSVLAVIGALWAAALAWLVRLSRPKLGPRVLSAGVPRETEVAA, encoded by the coding sequence ATGTGCGGCGCCTTCGCCGGGGCGGGCGTGTGGCTCGCCCTGGTCTCCCTGTTCCCACCCCGGGACGGGGCGCGCCCCCCGCGCCTGCGCGCCGCGCTGACCGACCGGCACCGGCCCGTGCGCCTGGCCGTCTCGGTGGGCGCGGGCCTCCTCGCCTGGTTCGCCACCGGGTGGCCCGTCGCCGGAGTCCTGCTCGCGGCCGGTGCCTGGTGGGCTCCTCTGATGCTCGGACCCGACCGCCACCACGAACGGCAGGTGGCCGGGATCGAGGCGGTCGCGGCGTGGACGGAGATGCTGCGCGACCTGATGGCGGGCGCGGCCGGGCTCCACCAGGCCATCGCCGCCACCGTCCCCATCGCCCCCGAACCGGTGCGCGCCGACGTCGTGCGCCTCACCGACGCCCTGCGCCAGGGCACACCGCCCCAGACCGCGCTGCGGCGGTTCGCCGACGACGTCGACAACCCCACCGCGGACCTGGTCGCGGCGGCGCTGAGCAGCGCGACCTCACGGCACGCCACCGACCTGGGCGTCCTCCTGGGCAGCCTCGCCGAGGCCGCGCGCGAACAGGCGGCCATGCTGGTGCGCGCGGCGGCCGCGCGTGCGCGCGTGCGCACCTCCACCCGCATCATCATCGGGGTGACCCTGGGGATGGCCGTGGCCATGCTGCTGTTCAGCCCCGACTACCTCGACCCCTTCGACGGCGTCCTCGGTCAGTCCGTGCTCGCCGTCATCGGTGCCCTGTGGGCGGCCGCGCTGGCCTGGCTGGTCCGGCTGTCGCGGCCCAAGCTCGGCCCCCGCGTGCTCTCCGCGGGCGTACCCCGTGAGACGGAAGTGGCGGCGTGA
- a CDS encoding type II secretion system F family protein has product MPDSILPAAVAGALIGLGLWLLLAVRFAGPTLAERLAARPPAPPAPVREASTGVLARLGALGVPLLAGLGLPRTRTLRDLAVCERDPAAFLAEKATGALLAVTVPPLLGLLLGASGVALPAGYAALGWGLFALVVWFAPDLSLRDEARKRRERMRHTLAAFADLVVVSLAGGAGVNGALTDAGSAGDGWAMVRIREALRDAALRRRPPWTALRDLGERYDTPEFDELAASLQLAGADGARIRSSLAAKAKTLRTQFLSDLDADAQSDTERMSLPVVLLFAGFLVLLGYPALSHVLFSL; this is encoded by the coding sequence ATGCCCGACTCGATCCTGCCGGCCGCCGTGGCCGGAGCCCTCATCGGACTGGGCCTGTGGCTGCTGCTGGCCGTGCGCTTCGCCGGGCCCACGCTCGCCGAGCGCCTCGCCGCGCGCCCGCCCGCCCCGCCGGCTCCGGTCCGCGAGGCGAGCACCGGCGTGCTCGCGCGCCTGGGGGCGCTGGGGGTGCCGCTGCTGGCCGGGCTCGGCCTGCCACGGACCCGCACCCTGCGCGACCTGGCGGTGTGCGAACGCGATCCGGCGGCCTTCCTCGCGGAGAAGGCCACGGGAGCGCTCCTAGCGGTCACGGTGCCGCCCCTGCTGGGTCTGCTCCTGGGCGCGTCGGGCGTGGCCCTGCCCGCCGGTTACGCCGCCCTGGGGTGGGGCCTCTTCGCGCTCGTCGTCTGGTTCGCACCCGACCTGTCCCTGCGGGACGAGGCGCGCAAGCGCCGCGAGCGCATGCGGCACACCCTGGCCGCGTTCGCCGACCTCGTCGTGGTCTCCCTCGCCGGGGGCGCGGGCGTCAACGGCGCCCTGACCGACGCGGGCTCCGCGGGCGACGGGTGGGCCATGGTCCGCATCCGCGAGGCCCTGCGCGACGCGGCCCTGCGGCGCCGGCCGCCCTGGACGGCGCTGCGCGACCTCGGGGAGCGCTACGACACCCCCGAGTTCGACGAACTCGCCGCGAGCCTGCAGCTCGCGGGCGCCGACGGGGCGCGCATCCGCTCCTCGCTCGCCGCCAAGGCCAAGACCCTGCGCACACAGTTCCTCTCCGACCTGGACGCCGACGCCCAGTCGGACACCGAACGGATGAGCCTGCCGGTCGTCCTGCTCTTCGCCGGCTTCCTCGTCCTGCTCGGCTACCCGGCCCTGAGCCACGTCCTCTTCAGCCTGTGA
- a CDS encoding TadE family protein — MASSDDDQGSAELAVATPLLLFLMLFVIQTALWMHGDHVAAAIARQSAEAARTADGAGAQAGAEAVADELGGSLLVERTVTVERGETEVRAVVEARVNSLLPGLTWPVRQELSVPVERFVPPEPQTGAQP; from the coding sequence ATGGCCTCTTCCGACGACGACCAGGGCAGCGCCGAACTCGCCGTCGCCACCCCGCTGCTCCTGTTCCTGATGCTGTTCGTCATCCAGACGGCGCTGTGGATGCACGGCGACCACGTGGCCGCGGCCATCGCACGCCAGTCCGCTGAGGCCGCCCGCACCGCCGACGGTGCGGGCGCCCAGGCCGGTGCCGAGGCCGTCGCCGACGAACTCGGCGGCTCGCTGCTGGTGGAGCGCACGGTCACCGTCGAACGCGGCGAGACCGAGGTCCGGGCGGTGGTGGAGGCGCGCGTCAACTCGCTCCTCCCCGGACTGACCTGGCCGGTGCGTCAGGAGCTGTCCGTGCCGGTGGAGCGGTTCGTGCCACCGGAGCCGCAGACGGGAGCTCAACCGTGA
- a CDS encoding TadE/TadG family type IV pilus assembly protein — translation MRKPYEDDRGAASVELALLTPMMIGFALLVILTGRVIGAGAIADEAAHAAARAASLERSVPAAEAGARGIAERSLAASGLTCSDHTLALDHGGLQPGGAVTAVLDCRVGLDDLSGLGVPGNVTVQGSSTVAVDTFRGQP, via the coding sequence GTGAGAAAGCCGTACGAGGACGACCGGGGCGCGGCGTCGGTGGAGCTGGCCCTGCTCACCCCGATGATGATCGGCTTCGCCCTGCTGGTGATCCTCACCGGGCGTGTGATCGGCGCCGGTGCGATCGCAGACGAGGCCGCCCACGCCGCCGCGCGCGCCGCCTCCCTGGAGCGGTCCGTCCCCGCGGCCGAGGCCGGCGCGCGGGGCATCGCCGAACGGAGTCTGGCGGCCTCCGGTCTGACGTGCTCGGACCACACCCTGGCCCTCGACCACGGCGGCCTCCAACCGGGCGGAGCCGTGACGGCGGTCCTGGACTGCCGGGTCGGCCTGGACGACCTGTCCGGGCTCGGCGTGCCCGGCAACGTCACGGTCCAGGGCAGCTCGACCGTGGCCGTGGACACCTTCCGGGGGCAGCCGTGA
- a CDS encoding pilus assembly protein TadG-related protein has translation MRDVRSDDGQATAFVVVMTTAFVFCLGLVFDGGGLLRSHTQALTISQEAARVGTQQLDWASYREGGDTVRLDPAAAAAAAQGFLSASGATGSVSVDGDTVTVTAQVPYTFTLLPVGTTTTESTASARPYTQPTP, from the coding sequence GTGAGAGACGTCCGATCCGACGACGGCCAGGCGACGGCGTTCGTCGTCGTCATGACCACCGCGTTCGTGTTCTGCCTCGGACTGGTCTTCGACGGCGGGGGCCTGCTGCGCAGCCACACCCAGGCCCTGACGATCTCCCAGGAGGCCGCGCGGGTGGGGACGCAGCAGTTGGACTGGGCGTCCTACCGCGAGGGCGGGGACACGGTGCGGCTGGACCCCGCCGCCGCTGCCGCCGCCGCCCAGGGCTTCCTCTCCGCCTCCGGTGCCACGGGCAGTGTCAGCGTGGACGGCGACACCGTGACCGTGACGGCCCAGGTCCCCTACACCTTCACCCTGCTGCCCGTGGGCACCACCACGACCGAGTCCACCGCCAGCGCCCGCCCGTACACGCAGCCCACCCCCTAG
- a CDS encoding OmpA family protein codes for MSRIRKPSAVALAAVVLLGIPYLLVWHLVWPDLDLSWSGTLVHLRGLRLPPGLGTALLIVVLWALWGLYLAGLVVEGVARVRGTTGLLRPLGPLQVVAATAVGASALAPTYALADTVAGADEAGDQETAGEGDAAPDAEEAPRAVERERVVAGFATGSAELTEGMRADLAPVVDLLREFGAPDVPVLVTGHTDPTGGAQTNLELSERRAQAVADHLAAELGDRPPRTDVEGAGSSEQREGDHADQRRVELVYTVRTGPPEQPPAGAEEPGDTAQEDVAAEPGAADGGDATGDTEAEEQVALASSSQRSGEEEPERVIVMEVPDHAVTVSAAFAGVLGGYVLARGGVRLPRAVLSLPRRRTQPRLALPPVPPRPTPQDEIDDRVSVELGHVPGIGLTGAGMKGAARRLLVNALVTSDAGVARVVITEADTGWLIGERGRDLLGEHPCEPVRMVAGMPEALAVLQRELHEVSDEALSTDEPAPLVLVARPDPEHELALSALLLHGQHRGISAVLLGRWPLGGSCVVEEDGLITETSTPLAPIFHHSWPGSDSDEVLRAIRAHRHSRPVADTDTRPPEEDERPEAAEAVPEPAPRRTAAEVVALSGFWDSLVEDDGSEQNAFWEGVPELGATGPPTAGTGSEPEAGSRHASDSVPPEASEAADGAVAASTPAATAETGAPHENTDGRESEPALGEDVCAPGEEALASKATEETEAPHETANECEPEPEEDISASAPGPIDRSAPHAAPESAPAAVNSTSEAADVLTPAPEPSSEAVGGPVRSSEAEPPEASESAVSAPSPAPADLTRERASTPAQEPVTPAGPARGSRASRRAGAARQGTSARRVDAGPSPWREPTTQSTAQEVSAPAKGSSGTKRSEGAGKPRRQESGTGAPASTTQAQTQTQAQTQTQAQSAPGEAEQDDGTSSRPLPGKPRKAGRGRTWRPKRTP; via the coding sequence ATGTCACGAATTCGCAAGCCGAGCGCGGTCGCCCTCGCGGCGGTGGTCCTGCTCGGGATTCCCTACCTGCTCGTGTGGCACCTGGTGTGGCCGGACCTCGACCTGTCGTGGTCGGGCACCCTGGTCCACCTGCGCGGCCTGCGGCTGCCGCCCGGGCTGGGCACCGCGCTCCTGATCGTCGTCCTGTGGGCCCTGTGGGGCCTGTACCTGGCGGGGCTCGTGGTGGAGGGCGTGGCGCGCGTGCGCGGGACCACCGGCCTGCTGCGGCCGCTGGGCCCGTTGCAGGTCGTCGCGGCCACCGCCGTCGGGGCGAGCGCCCTCGCGCCGACCTACGCCCTGGCCGACACCGTCGCCGGTGCGGACGAGGCCGGGGACCAGGAGACCGCAGGGGAGGGGGACGCCGCACCGGACGCGGAGGAGGCGCCGCGCGCCGTCGAACGCGAGCGCGTCGTCGCGGGGTTCGCGACCGGGTCGGCGGAGCTGACCGAGGGGATGCGCGCGGACCTGGCGCCGGTGGTCGATCTGCTGCGCGAGTTCGGCGCCCCGGACGTGCCCGTGCTGGTCACCGGGCACACCGACCCGACGGGGGGCGCCCAGACCAACCTGGAGCTCTCCGAGCGCAGGGCACAGGCGGTCGCCGACCACCTCGCCGCCGAACTCGGCGACCGGCCCCCGCGGACGGACGTCGAGGGCGCCGGTTCGAGTGAGCAGCGCGAGGGGGACCACGCGGACCAGCGCAGGGTCGAACTCGTCTACACGGTCCGCACGGGGCCCCCGGAACAGCCGCCCGCCGGCGCCGAGGAACCCGGGGACACGGCGCAGGAGGATGTCGCGGCCGAGCCCGGCGCGGCGGACGGGGGCGATGCCACAGGGGACACGGAGGCCGAGGAGCAGGTCGCGCTCGCGTCCTCGTCGCAGCGGAGCGGGGAGGAGGAGCCCGAACGCGTCATCGTGATGGAGGTGCCCGACCACGCGGTCACCGTCTCCGCGGCGTTCGCGGGCGTGCTCGGCGGCTACGTCCTGGCGCGCGGAGGCGTGCGCCTGCCCCGGGCGGTCCTGTCGCTGCCGCGTCGGCGGACGCAGCCCCGGCTCGCCCTGCCGCCCGTACCTCCCCGTCCCACGCCCCAGGACGAGATCGACGACCGTGTGAGCGTCGAACTGGGACACGTGCCGGGGATCGGCCTGACGGGCGCGGGCATGAAGGGCGCGGCCCGCCGACTGCTGGTCAACGCGCTCGTCACCTCGGATGCGGGTGTCGCTCGCGTGGTGATCACCGAGGCGGACACCGGGTGGCTCATCGGTGAGCGGGGTCGGGACCTGCTCGGCGAGCACCCCTGCGAGCCAGTCCGTATGGTCGCGGGGATGCCGGAGGCGCTGGCGGTGCTCCAGCGCGAGCTGCACGAGGTCTCCGACGAGGCGCTGAGCACGGACGAGCCCGCACCGCTGGTCCTGGTCGCACGGCCCGACCCGGAGCACGAACTGGCGCTGTCGGCGCTGCTGCTGCACGGGCAGCACCGCGGAATCAGCGCGGTCCTGCTCGGACGGTGGCCGCTCGGCGGGAGCTGCGTGGTCGAGGAGGACGGCCTGATCACCGAGACCAGCACTCCGCTGGCGCCGATCTTCCACCACTCCTGGCCGGGGAGCGACAGCGACGAGGTGCTGCGGGCGATCCGCGCCCACCGCCACTCCCGGCCCGTAGCGGACACGGACACACGGCCCCCGGAGGAGGACGAGCGGCCCGAGGCGGCCGAAGCCGTCCCGGAGCCCGCGCCGCGTCGGACGGCCGCCGAGGTGGTGGCTCTGTCCGGGTTCTGGGACTCCCTGGTCGAGGACGACGGTTCCGAGCAGAACGCCTTCTGGGAGGGCGTGCCCGAGCTCGGCGCGACCGGCCCGCCGACCGCCGGAACCGGCTCGGAGCCCGAGGCCGGTTCCCGGCACGCTTCCGACTCCGTGCCTCCGGAGGCGAGCGAGGCCGCCGACGGGGCCGTGGCTGCGTCCACACCCGCCGCGACAGCGGAGACCGGGGCCCCTCACGAAAACACGGACGGTCGTGAGTCCGAACCCGCGCTCGGGGAAGACGTTTGCGCACCCGGTGAGGAGGCACTCGCCTCCAAGGCGACAGAGGAGACCGAGGCCCCCCACGAGACCGCGAACGAGTGTGAGCCCGAGCCCGAGGAGGACATTTCCGCGTCGGCGCCCGGGCCCATAGATCGCTCTGCGCCGCACGCGGCCCCCGAGTCCGCGCCGGCAGCCGTGAACAGCACCAGTGAGGCCGCCGACGTACTCACGCCGGCCCCTGAGCCCTCGTCCGAGGCCGTGGGCGGCCCCGTGCGTTCGTCCGAGGCCGAACCGCCGGAGGCGTCCGAGAGCGCCGTGTCGGCGCCTTCGCCCGCACCGGCCGACCTCACGCGGGAGCGGGCGTCCACCCCTGCCCAGGAGCCCGTCACCCCCGCCGGACCCGCACGCGGATCACGGGCGTCCCGGCGGGCGGGCGCGGCGCGCCAGGGCACATCCGCGCGGCGAGTGGACGCGGGTCCGTCCCCGTGGCGGGAACCGACCACGCAGTCCACCGCCCAGGAAGTGTCCGCTCCGGCGAAGGGATCGAGTGGCACGAAGCGTTCGGAGGGCGCGGGCAAGCCCCGGCGGCAGGAATCCGGCACGGGCGCGCCCGCCTCCACGACCCAAGCCCAGACTCAGACCCAGGCCCAGACCCAGACCCAGGCCCAGAGCGCGCCGGGCGAGGCGGAGCAGGACGATGGCACGTCCAGCCGACCGCTGCCCGGCAAACCCAGGAAGGCCGGCCGCGGCAGGACCTGGCGCCCCAAGAGGACGCCCTGA
- a CDS encoding LysR family transcriptional regulator: MDFTRLRLLVELDRLGTMVAVSEVTGMSTSAVSKHFAVLEKEARVPLIVPDGRRVRLTPAGRRLAEHAVDILARVEQAQAEFDGEGEPVGRVDLVMYTSAAPVVLPALRRLREDHPGIDIRLTEHESDQALTLLQDGGADLGIVYQYSILPRDFPGTLSVHPVGTEGLLLAQPSADGDSRTLTRRKLREFSDASWIASPFRGDEEALIRRMCADAGFIPRIAHRIDNLRLFEDLVAARSGVGVVPRLTAETRRGVAHAPLGEVGGARQVYLAGRTGTWAWRPIRLVARYLHESATGILDDVPPLDLE; this comes from the coding sequence ATGGATTTCACCCGGCTCCGGCTCCTGGTCGAACTCGACCGCCTCGGCACGATGGTGGCAGTGTCCGAGGTCACAGGGATGAGCACGTCGGCCGTCTCGAAACACTTCGCGGTCCTGGAGAAGGAGGCCCGCGTCCCACTGATCGTCCCCGACGGGCGGCGGGTGCGGCTGACCCCGGCCGGCCGGCGCCTGGCCGAGCACGCCGTGGACATCCTCGCGCGGGTGGAGCAGGCCCAGGCGGAGTTCGACGGCGAGGGGGAGCCCGTCGGGCGCGTGGACCTGGTGATGTACACGAGCGCGGCCCCCGTGGTGCTGCCCGCGCTGCGCCGGCTGCGCGAGGACCATCCCGGCATCGACATCCGTCTGACCGAGCACGAGTCGGACCAGGCGCTCACGCTCCTGCAGGACGGCGGTGCCGATCTGGGGATCGTCTACCAGTACAGTATTCTCCCCCGAGATTTTCCGGGAACACTGTCTGTTCACCCAGTGGGCACGGAGGGTCTCCTCTTGGCCCAGCCCTCCGCGGACGGCGACAGCCGCACACTGACCCGGCGCAAGCTCCGCGAGTTCTCCGACGCCTCCTGGATCGCCAGTCCTTTCCGGGGCGACGAGGAGGCGCTGATCCGGCGCATGTGCGCCGACGCCGGGTTCATCCCGCGCATCGCGCACCGCATCGACAACCTGCGGTTGTTCGAGGACCTGGTCGCGGCGCGCTCCGGCGTGGGCGTGGTGCCGCGGCTGACGGCGGAGACCCGGCGCGGCGTGGCGCACGCGCCGCTGGGCGAGGTGGGCGGGGCGCGCCAGGTCTACCTGGCCGGGCGCACCGGCACCTGGGCCTGGCGCCCCATCCGCCTGGTGGCCCGCTACCTGCACGAGTCCGCCACGGGCATCCTGGACGACGTCCCGCCCCTGGACCTGGAGTAG
- a CDS encoding DMT family transporter: protein MIRSLTPSLRRAPNRVPAPVMLLIGMFTLHTGSALAVTAFAHASPATVTWLRLTWAALLLLALGGPSLWRAVRAASRRELGSVVILGTASAGMMLFYSEATARIELGTATSIEFLGTLVVAVAAMRRRRELVWILAAVVGVVCLTRPWLGELDLVGVGFALAGAVCVVAYIVLTQKVGAGFSAVHGLALTMTVGALVSAPLGAPAAFAAPDLDLILFTLGIALLFPMVPFLLEMVALQRMSRTAYSTFSSMEPGVSLIMGLVIIGQSPALVQIAGMALVVVAGVGATRGDSARPVVREDPGAERAEGGEPGSQGRAPEPGPVLVGGDLLDGAARRAHAPVEGGAPLAGRRR, encoded by the coding sequence GTGATCCGCTCCCTGACTCCCTCGCTGCGCCGTGCCCCCAACCGGGTACCGGCGCCCGTCATGCTGCTCATCGGCATGTTCACCCTGCACACCGGCAGCGCGCTGGCGGTCACCGCCTTCGCCCACGCCAGCCCCGCCACGGTCACGTGGCTGCGGCTCACCTGGGCCGCGCTGCTCCTGTTGGCCCTGGGCGGGCCCTCGCTGTGGCGGGCGGTGCGCGCCGCGAGCCGGCGCGAGCTGGGCTCCGTGGTGATCCTGGGCACAGCGAGCGCGGGGATGATGCTGTTCTATTCCGAGGCGACGGCGCGGATCGAGCTCGGCACCGCGACCTCCATCGAGTTCCTCGGCACGCTCGTGGTGGCCGTCGCCGCCATGCGCCGCCGCCGCGAACTCGTGTGGATCCTGGCCGCCGTGGTGGGCGTGGTCTGCCTCACCCGCCCCTGGCTCGGCGAACTCGACCTGGTGGGCGTCGGCTTCGCCCTGGCGGGCGCCGTGTGCGTGGTCGCCTACATCGTCCTCACCCAGAAGGTCGGTGCCGGGTTCTCCGCCGTCCACGGCCTGGCCCTGACGATGACCGTCGGCGCCCTGGTCTCCGCGCCCCTGGGCGCGCCCGCCGCGTTCGCCGCGCCCGACCTGGACCTGATCCTGTTCACCCTCGGGATCGCCCTGCTCTTCCCGATGGTGCCGTTCCTGCTGGAGATGGTGGCGCTGCAGCGGATGAGCCGCACCGCCTACAGCACGTTCTCCAGCATGGAGCCCGGGGTCAGCCTCATCATGGGCCTGGTCATCATCGGCCAGTCGCCCGCCCTGGTGCAGATCGCCGGTATGGCGCTGGTGGTGGTCGCGGGGGTGGGAGCCACCCGCGGCGACAGCGCCCGCCCGGTGGTGCGGGAGGACCCGGGCGCCGAGCGCGCGGAAGGCGGTGAACCCGGCTCGCAGGGCCGCGCCCCGGAGCCGGGCCCCGTCCTGGTCGGCGGCGACCTCCTCGACGGCGCCGCGCGGCGCGCGCACGCGCCGGTCGAGGGCGGTGCGCCCCTCGCGGGCCGACGCCGGTGA